In a genomic window of Atribacterota bacterium:
- a CDS encoding clostripain-related cysteine peptidase, whose translation MEKRNRPVGRQKRVGEGTGSVKKRGSGLKGKTGGPVGMPSGGYSGRLGRPTGSTGGTSYPPTGGSTSSSGGCLKYIGIIVFILLVAYYLFSNMGGEPGNITDLLTDSDSISTTSYQTQVPVSDSFNASSGAYLVDTSVSELARAKRVFLRGKGEDTVTVMVYMCGTDLEAQAGMATSDLQEMLNAEISDKVNIIIETGGTSRWQNNVIDSRTNQRYRLINEGLVLLEEDLGKSSMVNPATLSDFIRYCKANYPANRYLLVMWDHGGGSLSGYGHDQYYPNDSMTLDEIARAVQESSCTFDLIGFDACLMATLETAIALEPYADYMIASEEVEPGIGWYYTGWITALSENTSIPTIELGKRLIDDYIRDVRSKVPQSQGTLSLVDLAELKGTIPSVLAEFANATNKMIVEEKDYKAVSDARAGTKEFARSSRISQIDLIHFAENLRTEEAESFAEALRGCIKYNRTTNNITNANGLSVFFPYGRLTRLNSMLETYEEINMSEEYSECIKSFASVMAGGQVISTGSGNLLETLLTGFSNSSQTQSAPAGGISGADVVGTLLNSFLSGGDYSNITGLVGDALGWLDVDLMKESVDVYKENQFDASALVITEKGDQRVLSLSEKQWDLVQYMEMNVFVDDGEGFIDLGLDNIYEYNEDGDLIMDYDGTWLALNGNIVSYYLVSDDRSRDTYSIKGRIPALLNDQLVDIIVVFDNEEPYGLILGAQIKYDQEPETETIAKGLLGIVEGDRIDFLCDYYTYEGEYDDTYYLGNQYTATGEWEIENLSIGINDYQMTYRITDIYGNQYWTPSITN comes from the coding sequence ATGGAGAAACGTAATCGTCCTGTGGGAAGGCAAAAACGGGTAGGTGAGGGTACAGGTAGTGTAAAGAAGAGGGGAAGCGGACTTAAAGGTAAAACAGGTGGTCCTGTTGGCATGCCTTCCGGTGGTTATTCTGGTAGACTTGGAAGACCAACGGGAAGTACTGGAGGCACAAGTTATCCACCGACTGGTGGTAGCACCTCTTCAAGCGGGGGTTGCCTTAAATACATTGGAATTATAGTTTTTATTTTATTAGTTGCTTACTATCTGTTTAGCAATATGGGGGGTGAACCGGGTAATATAACTGACCTTTTGACTGATTCTGATAGTATTAGTACTACCAGCTACCAGACCCAGGTCCCAGTTAGTGATTCTTTCAATGCTAGTTCAGGTGCCTATCTAGTTGATACCTCAGTATCGGAACTAGCACGTGCCAAACGTGTCTTTCTGAGGGGTAAGGGTGAAGATACGGTTACCGTGATGGTTTATATGTGCGGAACTGATCTGGAAGCACAAGCTGGAATGGCTACCTCCGATTTACAGGAAATGCTTAATGCAGAGATTTCAGATAAAGTGAATATTATTATTGAGACTGGTGGCACATCAAGATGGCAAAATAATGTGATTGATAGCAGAACCAATCAACGCTACCGCTTGATAAATGAAGGACTTGTATTGCTGGAAGAAGATCTGGGAAAAAGTTCAATGGTTAATCCAGCCACACTGTCAGATTTTATTAGGTACTGTAAAGCTAATTATCCGGCCAACCGCTATCTGTTAGTTATGTGGGACCATGGCGGTGGTTCTTTAAGCGGTTATGGTCATGACCAGTATTATCCTAACGATAGCATGACTCTGGATGAAATTGCTAGAGCTGTTCAAGAAAGCAGTTGCACTTTTGATTTGATAGGTTTCGATGCATGCCTGATGGCAACTTTAGAAACAGCAATAGCTCTGGAACCTTATGCCGATTATATGATTGCCTCGGAGGAGGTAGAACCAGGTATTGGTTGGTATTACACTGGTTGGATAACTGCTCTTTCCGAGAATACATCTATTCCCACAATTGAATTAGGGAAAAGACTGATTGATGATTATATCAGAGATGTTAGGTCAAAAGTGCCCCAGAGCCAGGGTACGCTTTCCCTGGTTGATTTAGCTGAGCTCAAAGGTACTATACCCTCAGTATTGGCCGAATTTGCTAATGCAACCAATAAGATGATTGTGGAAGAAAAAGATTATAAAGCTGTTTCCGATGCCCGTGCAGGCACCAAGGAATTTGCACGTTCTTCTAGGATAAGCCAGATTGACCTGATACATTTTGCCGAAAATCTGAGAACGGAAGAAGCAGAGTCTTTTGCGGAAGCTCTGCGTGGATGCATCAAATATAATCGCACGACCAATAATATCACAAATGCCAACGGACTTTCGGTTTTCTTCCCTTACGGTAGACTTACCAGGCTCAATTCTATGTTGGAAACTTATGAAGAAATTAATATGAGTGAAGAGTATAGTGAATGCATTAAAAGTTTTGCCAGTGTCATGGCTGGTGGACAAGTCATTTCAACCGGAAGCGGAAATCTGTTAGAAACATTGTTGACAGGATTTTCTAATAGCAGTCAAACCCAGTCAGCACCTGCCGGTGGAATTTCTGGGGCAGATGTTGTGGGCACTCTACTCAACTCTTTTTTATCTGGTGGTGATTACAGCAATATTACCGGTCTGGTTGGGGATGCACTGGGATGGCTAGATGTAGATTTGATGAAAGAATCTGTTGATGTTTATAAAGAGAACCAATTTGATGCATCAGCATTAGTTATTACTGAAAAAGGGGATCAGCGTGTTCTATCTCTTTCTGAAAAACAGTGGGATCTGGTACAATACATGGAGATGAACGTTTTTGTTGATGATGGCGAGGGATTTATTGATCTTGGTCTTGATAATATTTATGAATACAATGAAGATGGTGATTTAATCATGGATTATGATGGAACCTGGTTAGCTCTAAACGGTAATATTGTTAGTTATTACCTGGTGAGTGATGACCGTTCTAGGGATACCTATTCCATCAAGGGAAGAATTCCAGCATTATTAAATGATCAGCTTGTTGATATTATTGTCGTGTTTGATAATGAAGAACCCTATGGCTTGATATTAGGCGCTCAGATCAAGTATGACCAGGAACCGGAAACAGAGACTATTGCCAAAGGCTTACTGGGGATTGTCGAAGGAGACAGGATTGATTTCCTCTGTGACTACTATACTTATGAAGGTGAGTATGATGATACCTATTATCTGGGAAATCAATATACTGCCACCGGAGAGTGGGAAATAGAGAACTTATCTATTGGGATTAATGACTATCAGATGACCTATCGCATAACCGATATTTATGGCAACCAATACTGGACACCGTCTATTACCAATTGA